One Hypanus sabinus isolate sHypSab1 chromosome 4, sHypSab1.hap1, whole genome shotgun sequence genomic region harbors:
- the cpox gene encoding oxygen-dependent coproporphyrinogen-III oxidase, mitochondrial: MSQPLALLALRRSLLAGGSAALSPQRRGAIAGFRRSSGAAPRAGGLRRRFLAGTAALVGATVAGFAVARKPALMASESPPSGGQPALNEILQKCSRFMCDPVTDINKLLENRGEIRTQMELLIMEVQADVCKALAEVDGQAFKVDRWHREEGGGGISCVLQDGKVFEKAGVNVSVVYGNLSKEAAEQMRSRGKELKLKDGKLPFCAMGVSSVIHPKNPHIPTIHFNYRYFEVQEGDGQKTWWFGGGTDLTPTYLNKDDAIHFHKTLKEACDKHGKSYYPAFKKWCDNYFVIKHRGERRGVGGIFFDDLDSPSADELLKFVRSCAQAVVPCYIPIVKKHLYDSFTPEEKAWQQLRRGRYVEFNLIYDRGTKFGLATPGSRIESILMSLPLTARWEYMHNPAKGTKEAEILEVLKNPKDWAH, encoded by the exons ATGTCTCAGCCCCTGGCTCTGTTGGCGTTGCGCCGCTCCCTGCTGGCAGGCGGCAGCGCGGCTCTCTCTCCGCAACGCCGCGGCGCGATTGCCGGCTTCCGTCGCTCCTCCGGCGCGGCCCCACGGGCCGGCGGTTTGCGCAGGAGGTTCCTGGCGGGCACCGCTGCCCTGGTCGGGGCGACGGTCGCCGGCTTTGCGGTCGCTCGCAAGCCGGCTCTGATGGCTTCCGAAAGCCCGCCCAGCGGCGGCCAGCCAGCGCTGAATGAAATATTGCAGAAATGCAGCCGCTTCATGTGTGATCCGGTGACCGATATCAACAAACTGCTGGAAAACAGGGGTGAAATCAGGACTCAGATGGAATTGCTGATCATGGAGGTACAGGCTGATGTTTGCAAAGCCTTGGCTGAGGTTGACGGTCAGGCGTTCAAAGTAGACCGATGGCACCGCGAAGAAG GTGGTGGTGGTATAAGCTGTGTGCTTCAAGATGGGAAAGTGTTTGAGAAAGCCGGGGTCAATGTTTCTGTGGTATATGGCAATCtttcaaaagaagctgcagagcagATGAGGAGCAGAGGAAAAGAACTAAAGCTCAAAGATG GAAAACTGCCCTTTTGTGCCATGGGAGTGAGCTCTGTGATCCATCCCAAGAATCCTCACATTCCAACAATCCATTTCAACTACCGATATTTTGAAGTTCAAGAAGGAGATG GTCAAAAAACATGGTGGTTTGGGGGTGGAACGGACCTTACCCCTACTTACCTGAATAAAGATGACGCTATACATTTCCACAAAACTCTGAAGGAGGCCTGTGACAAACATGGTAAAAGTTATTATCCAGCTTTTAAAAAATG GTGTGATAATTATTTTGTCATCAAGCATCGTGGAGAGCGGAGGGGAGTAGGTGGCATATTTTTTGACGACTTGGATTCTCCCTCAGCGGATGAGTTGTTGAAATTTGTACGTAGCTGTGCTCAGGCAGTGGTTCCCTGCTATATTCCCATTGTGAAGAAACACCTCTATGACTCTTTTACACCGGaggagaaagcatggcagcagctCCGCAGAGGCAG ATATGTAGAATTCAACCTAATTTATGACAGAGGAACAAAATTTGGTCTGGCAACTCCAGGATCCAGGATTGAAAGCATTTTGATGTCTCTTCCACTGACTGCTAG GTGGGAATACATGCATAATCCTGCCAAAGGTACCAAAGAGGCAGAAATACTGGAGGTATTGAAGAATCCCAAAGACTGGGCTCATTAA